In Desulfomonile tiedjei DSM 6799, a genomic segment contains:
- a CDS encoding ABC transporter ATP-binding protein, whose translation MAEDGYLLELKDVSKHFGGLVAVNGVSYGVRKGEIRGIIGPNGAGKTTLFNVITGELKPSGGKVYLNGEDVTGLPPDILCRKGMSRTFQLTFIFPEMTVFECVWVGVYSRARSPWSLFFSRIDRNGPVAEKALHIIRSVGLEDKMDEIASNLSYGDQKVLEIAMALSTDPVILLLDEPTQGVGPGEVDTIINLVESLSQDMSIVLIEHDMDIISRLCHYVTVLSFGTVIAGGSCEVVSQDEEVQRIYLGEKIVCS comes from the coding sequence ATGGCTGAAGACGGATATCTGCTGGAACTGAAAGACGTGTCAAAGCATTTCGGTGGGCTGGTCGCAGTTAACGGGGTGTCGTACGGAGTGCGGAAGGGAGAAATCAGGGGCATTATCGGTCCCAATGGAGCCGGGAAAACGACTCTTTTCAATGTTATTACAGGAGAGTTGAAGCCTTCGGGAGGAAAGGTGTACCTCAACGGTGAGGACGTTACCGGCCTTCCACCCGATATTCTTTGCCGGAAAGGCATGAGTCGCACATTTCAGCTTACGTTCATTTTCCCTGAAATGACGGTTTTCGAATGCGTATGGGTAGGGGTCTACTCCCGTGCTCGAAGTCCCTGGAGCCTCTTCTTCTCCAGGATTGACCGCAACGGACCCGTGGCAGAAAAGGCGTTGCACATAATACGCTCGGTGGGTCTCGAGGACAAAATGGACGAGATCGCATCGAATCTCTCCTACGGGGACCAGAAGGTGCTCGAGATAGCAATGGCCCTGTCCACCGATCCGGTGATCCTCCTGTTGGACGAACCGACTCAAGGCGTGGGGCCGGGAGAAGTGGACACAATAATCAATCTTGTGGAGAGCCTTTCGCAAGACATGTCCATAGTGCTTATCGAGCATGATATGGACATAATCTCGCGTCTTTGTCATTACGTTACCGTGTTGAGCTTCGGCACGGTAATTGCCGGAGGTTCCTGCGAAGTGGTGAGCCAGGATGAAGAGGTGCAACGCATATACCTCGGGGAGAAGATAGTATGCTCTTGA
- a CDS encoding ABC transporter ATP-binding protein has protein sequence MLLRLEDIHTHYGKSHILQGVSMEIRKGEIVGLLGRNGVGKTTTLNTVVGFVKPSKGRLIFNDRDFTSYPCHKISRMGIAYVPQGRHLFPQMTVLENLKTGMLYATGGDGLDRVFDLFPNLKRLLDQKAGSLSGGEQQAVAISRAILKNPEILLLDEPTTGLMPLFVNSLLEIVRRLNEEGMTILLVEEKVPFVLSLSHRIYFMVKGRIEHGAAKEDLVERPEVFVDYLGVRP, from the coding sequence ATGCTCTTGAGACTCGAGGATATCCACACTCACTATGGGAAGAGCCACATCCTGCAGGGCGTTTCCATGGAGATCCGCAAGGGTGAAATAGTCGGACTCCTGGGCAGGAACGGCGTTGGAAAGACGACAACCCTGAACACGGTAGTGGGGTTCGTTAAACCGAGCAAAGGCCGACTCATCTTCAATGACCGCGATTTTACTTCCTATCCCTGCCATAAGATCTCGCGGATGGGGATCGCCTACGTGCCTCAGGGGAGGCACCTGTTTCCGCAGATGACGGTCCTCGAGAATCTCAAGACAGGCATGCTCTACGCTACCGGCGGTGATGGACTGGACCGGGTGTTCGATCTCTTCCCTAATCTCAAGAGGTTGCTCGACCAAAAGGCTGGTTCTCTGTCCGGAGGCGAACAGCAGGCGGTAGCCATCTCGAGGGCAATCCTCAAGAACCCGGAGATACTCTTGCTGGACGAGCCGACCACGGGCCTGATGCCGCTTTTCGTAAACAGCCTCCTTGAAATAGTGCGGCGCCTCAATGAAGAAGGCATGACTATACTGCTGGTGGAAGAGAAGGTTCCTTTCGTGCTCTCGCTTTCACATCGGATCTACTTCATGGTTAAAGGCAGAATAGAACATGGGGCAGCCAAAGAGGATCTGGTCGAGCGACCGGAAGTTTTCGTAGATTATCTGGGAGTACGGCCGTAA
- a CDS encoding tetratricopeptide repeat protein, producing MKNLTYTKFCNVSDLGMFFRFHSQRRFWRFAVVLLALLLTAYGSCVGFAAGDFDHGVAAAYSGDLELAVQHWSKMIRKNPKSYAAHVNRGNAYIRSGRVLAAILDWHKANELAPAFAYAAFTGDFIPASSENRLINFAAPLELDPNYLASVFMTAVTYLDVGRSDKAAEMYRKSIELTTNPLLKSYLDHWASSVESARME from the coding sequence ATGAAAAATCTGACATACACAAAATTCTGCAACGTATCGGATTTGGGAATGTTTTTTCGGTTTCACTCTCAACGTCGGTTCTGGCGTTTCGCTGTAGTGCTTCTGGCCTTGCTTCTAACTGCATATGGTTCCTGCGTTGGATTTGCGGCAGGTGATTTCGATCATGGTGTAGCGGCTGCGTATTCGGGAGATCTCGAACTTGCTGTGCAGCACTGGTCGAAAATGATACGAAAGAATCCGAAATCCTATGCTGCTCACGTGAACCGAGGTAATGCATACATTCGCAGCGGCAGGGTGCTTGCCGCAATCCTGGACTGGCACAAGGCCAACGAATTGGCACCTGCTTTTGCTTATGCAGCATTCACCGGCGACTTTATTCCTGCGAGTTCGGAAAATCGTCTCATTAATTTCGCCGCACCGTTGGAGCTGGACCCTAACTATTTGGCTTCAGTATTTATGACTGCAGTGACCTACTTGGATGTGGGAAGATCAGACAAGGCTGCCGAGATGTATCGTAAGTCTATTGAACTTACTACGAATCCGCTCCTCAAGAGTTATCTGGACCATTGGGCCTCATCCGTTGAATCCGCTCGGATGGAGTGA
- a CDS encoding pyridoxal phosphate-dependent aminotransferase, with the protein MPASKKIMEFMQRSSWIRKMFEEGARLKKEHGAQNVFDFSLGNPNLDPVKEVNDAIVQAAMDFTPGVHGYMPNAGFPAVRAAVAQKIREAEGVEINENSIVMTVGAGGGLNVTLKTILNPGDEVIVPKPYFVEYVFYIDNHGGKTVLVPTLSDFSLDLDAIAQAVTPNTAALLINSPNNPTGKVYTEQQINDLARLLEKKSAEIGRAIVLISDEPYRGIIYDNIAVPSILKAYSNSIVVTSFSKDLSLPGERLGYIAMNPKMDDAASTIDGLVLANRILGFVNAPSLIQRAVKGVLTNLVDVSVYRRRRDRLYSSLVDAGYDCVKPEGAFYLFPKSPISDDVQFVANLQKKLILTVPGTGFGAPGYFRIAYCVSDETIEGSLKGFREAIKEI; encoded by the coding sequence ATGCCAGCATCCAAAAAGATCATGGAATTCATGCAGAGATCCTCCTGGATCAGGAAGATGTTCGAGGAAGGCGCTCGCTTGAAAAAAGAGCATGGAGCGCAAAACGTCTTTGATTTCAGCCTTGGAAACCCAAACCTTGATCCAGTTAAAGAAGTAAATGATGCAATCGTCCAGGCAGCAATGGACTTTACTCCCGGAGTTCACGGGTACATGCCGAATGCAGGCTTTCCTGCAGTCAGGGCTGCAGTGGCTCAAAAGATTCGAGAAGCCGAAGGAGTCGAAATAAACGAGAATTCCATCGTGATGACCGTCGGAGCAGGCGGCGGGCTCAATGTGACCCTGAAAACCATTCTGAATCCAGGTGATGAAGTTATCGTTCCCAAGCCGTATTTTGTGGAATATGTTTTCTATATCGATAACCACGGCGGGAAAACTGTTCTGGTGCCTACACTATCCGACTTTTCCCTGGATCTCGACGCTATTGCGCAGGCAGTCACTCCGAATACCGCGGCGTTGTTGATCAATTCTCCCAACAATCCCACCGGCAAGGTATATACAGAGCAGCAGATCAATGACCTGGCTCGGTTGCTCGAGAAGAAGAGCGCAGAAATCGGTCGAGCCATCGTGCTTATTTCCGATGAACCGTACAGAGGCATTATTTATGACAATATTGCGGTACCCAGCATTTTGAAAGCGTATTCCAACAGCATCGTCGTGACTTCGTTTTCAAAAGATCTTTCTCTCCCCGGCGAGCGACTCGGTTATATTGCCATGAATCCCAAAATGGACGATGCAGCATCGACCATTGACGGCCTGGTCCTTGCGAACCGTATTCTTGGATTCGTAAATGCTCCTTCGTTGATCCAACGGGCAGTGAAGGGAGTTCTGACGAATCTGGTGGACGTTTCGGTGTACCGTCGGCGACGAGATCGGCTTTACAGTTCCCTTGTCGATGCCGGATATGACTGTGTGAAACCCGAGGGGGCTTTCTATCTTTTTCCGAAGTCGCCCATAAGCGATGATGTGCAATTTGTAGCTAATCTGCAGAAGAAGCTGATATTGACTGTTCCCGGTACGGGATTCGGAGCTCCCGGGTATTTCCGCATAGCGTACTGCGTGTCTGACGAGACTATCGAAGGCTCACTCAAGGGATTTCGAGAAGCGATTAAAGAAATCTGA
- the secA gene encoding preprotein translocase subunit SecA, with protein MFAAIARKLFGSKNERDLKRLDPLVRAINELEPQMKSLSSEDMKAKTSEFRERLDRGEELDELIPEAFALVRETSVRTLGMRHFDVQLIGGIVLHQGKIAEMKTGEGKTLAATLPVYLNALTGKGVHVVTVNDYLARRDAEWMSAIYHFLGLSVGVIVHDLSDEERRISYNSDVTYGTNNEFGFDYLRDNMKFALQDYVQRDLHYAIVDEVDSILVDEARTPLIISGPTHENTDRYYRINRVIPGLHKESHYTIDEKARSVVLTEEGVAKVEKALNVTNLYDPGNMETLHHVNQALKAHTLFKKDVDYIVKDGQVIIVDEFTGRLMPGRRYSDGLHQALEAKEDVRIENENQTLATITFQNYFRMYDKLAGMTGTADTEAAEFKKIYNLDVVVIPTNLPMIRQDNPDLIYKTEQEKFDAVIEEIRDLYQRGQPVLVGTISIEKSEYLARRLKKLGIPHNVLNAKNHALEAEIVAQAGRYKGVTISTNMAGRGTDIILGGNPRFLALARSKNPQDSEEFSKLLGEFKNQCEDEKRNVIAEGGLHILGTERHESRRIDNQLRGRSGRQGDPGSSRFYLSLEDDLMRIFGGDRVKMIMERVGMEEGEPIEHRYTTKAIENAQKKVEAHNFDIRKHLLDFDDVMNKQREVVYSQRRFILGGQDLKETIQDMIQDIAEDLVDRFCDPKTHYEEWDIAALKEALWGQFGIRFDFEELPSTQDTIAGIRDVVVEGALKGYVRKTEEITPEIMQQLEKFIMLQAVDNQWKDHLLSMDHLKDGIGLRGYGQRDPLKEYQREGYELFLDMSQRIKEETIRNLFLVRIASSDEVEELAPQKEQEIVLSHGGDSSGESKAKPVRRQAEKIGRNTPCPCGSGKKYKKCCGKAA; from the coding sequence ATGTTTGCGGCAATCGCGAGAAAGCTGTTCGGCAGCAAGAACGAGCGGGATCTTAAGAGACTGGATCCGCTGGTTCGGGCTATTAATGAACTTGAGCCTCAGATGAAGAGTCTCTCTTCTGAAGACATGAAGGCCAAGACCAGTGAATTCAGGGAGCGGCTTGACCGTGGAGAAGAACTGGACGAATTGATTCCCGAGGCCTTTGCATTGGTGCGGGAGACGTCCGTACGGACGCTGGGAATGAGGCATTTTGACGTTCAGCTCATTGGAGGCATTGTTCTTCATCAAGGGAAAATTGCCGAAATGAAGACAGGTGAAGGTAAGACCCTCGCTGCAACGCTGCCGGTTTATTTGAATGCTCTCACCGGCAAAGGTGTGCACGTGGTCACGGTGAACGATTACCTTGCCCGCCGTGACGCGGAATGGATGTCGGCTATTTATCATTTTCTGGGATTGTCCGTCGGCGTGATCGTGCACGATTTGAGTGATGAGGAGCGAAGGATTTCCTACAATTCTGATGTTACCTATGGCACGAACAATGAATTCGGATTCGATTATCTCCGTGACAACATGAAATTCGCGCTCCAGGATTATGTTCAGCGCGATCTCCACTATGCAATCGTAGACGAGGTGGATAGCATTCTCGTTGACGAGGCCCGGACGCCGCTCATTATTTCCGGTCCGACCCATGAGAATACTGACCGGTATTACCGGATCAATCGGGTAATTCCGGGGCTTCACAAGGAGAGTCACTACACGATAGACGAAAAGGCACGCAGCGTGGTCCTCACGGAAGAAGGCGTTGCCAAAGTTGAAAAAGCTCTCAATGTAACCAATTTATACGATCCGGGTAACATGGAAACGCTCCATCACGTGAACCAGGCATTGAAAGCTCATACACTTTTCAAGAAAGACGTGGATTACATCGTCAAGGACGGGCAGGTCATCATCGTTGATGAATTCACCGGTCGTCTTATGCCCGGTAGACGTTATTCAGACGGCCTTCATCAGGCACTTGAAGCAAAAGAAGACGTACGCATCGAAAACGAAAACCAGACGCTTGCTACGATAACCTTCCAGAATTATTTCCGTATGTACGACAAGCTGGCCGGCATGACAGGAACAGCGGATACGGAAGCAGCCGAATTCAAGAAGATCTACAATTTGGATGTGGTCGTCATTCCTACAAATCTTCCCATGATTCGCCAGGACAATCCGGATCTCATCTATAAAACCGAGCAAGAGAAATTCGATGCAGTTATCGAAGAAATCCGGGATTTGTACCAAAGGGGACAGCCTGTACTGGTTGGCACCATTTCCATCGAGAAATCGGAGTATCTCGCGCGAAGGTTGAAGAAGCTCGGCATTCCCCACAATGTGCTCAACGCGAAAAACCATGCCTTGGAAGCTGAAATAGTAGCTCAAGCCGGAAGATACAAAGGGGTCACCATATCCACGAACATGGCCGGTAGAGGTACGGACATTATCCTCGGCGGTAATCCCCGCTTCCTTGCGTTAGCCCGAAGCAAGAATCCTCAAGATTCCGAGGAGTTCTCCAAATTACTGGGGGAATTCAAGAATCAATGCGAAGATGAAAAACGAAATGTTATAGCCGAAGGCGGGCTCCACATTCTCGGCACGGAACGTCACGAATCGCGTCGAATCGATAACCAGCTACGGGGTCGGTCGGGAAGACAGGGCGATCCGGGCTCTAGCCGCTTTTATTTGAGCCTGGAAGACGATCTCATGCGTATTTTCGGTGGGGATCGCGTGAAAATGATCATGGAACGCGTGGGAATGGAAGAAGGGGAACCCATCGAACACCGCTATACCACCAAAGCCATAGAAAACGCCCAGAAAAAGGTGGAGGCACACAACTTCGATATCCGTAAACATCTCCTGGATTTTGACGACGTCATGAACAAACAACGTGAAGTCGTCTATTCTCAACGCCGTTTCATTCTTGGCGGACAGGATCTGAAAGAGACTATCCAGGATATGATTCAGGATATCGCAGAAGATCTGGTGGATCGATTCTGCGATCCGAAAACCCATTATGAGGAATGGGACATTGCTGCCCTCAAAGAGGCGCTTTGGGGCCAATTCGGCATACGCTTCGATTTTGAAGAGCTTCCTTCCACTCAGGACACTATTGCAGGAATAAGAGATGTTGTGGTCGAAGGCGCTCTCAAAGGTTATGTGCGTAAAACCGAGGAAATCACTCCGGAGATCATGCAGCAACTGGAAAAGTTCATTATGCTTCAAGCCGTTGACAATCAGTGGAAAGACCATTTGCTCAGCATGGATCACCTGAAGGACGGTATCGGACTGCGAGGATACGGTCAAAGAGATCCCTTGAAAGAGTATCAGCGCGAAGGATACGAATTGTTCCTGGACATGAGTCAGCGCATAAAGGAGGAGACAATCCGCAATCTGTTCCTGGTAAGGATCGCCTCTTCCGATGAAGTAGAAGAGCTCGCGCCCCAAAAAGAGCAGGAAATCGTCCTGTCCCACGGCGGAGATTCCTCCGGTGAGTCAAAGGCAAAGCCGGTGCGAAGGCAGGCTGAGAAGATTGGTAGAAATACCCCGTGTCCGTGCGGTTCTGGAAAAAAATACAAAAAGTGTTGCGGTAAAGCTGCTTAG
- a CDS encoding aminotransferase class IV gives MNSPSEVITIISYQRDRFVTTEELCFPFIGDVGGTIRGYRIFTACRTCGDKIFRIEDHLDRLYYSAASIYMKPPMNRDSLRTLLYALIQENRKAGFKDDLLIDIIFSGGLEDHTMAQSGSSAYLYIAVRELIVPPSEYYEKGVALATCSYMRMYPDVKLLNYMGAIMAHQTVVPLHNAYDVIFIYPPDGVTILEGSTFTVFFVNAEGTVVTPPLDGKILDSVTRRVVLQVLQQSGKIRLKEDRVRLDELETYPEAFMVSTTRNVLPVVRIDDRIIGSGQPGPVTREIMHLVEQYVTTFSLQQ, from the coding sequence GTGAATTCCCCGAGCGAGGTGATTACCATTATCTCCTATCAACGAGACCGGTTCGTTACCACAGAGGAACTCTGTTTTCCGTTCATCGGAGATGTTGGCGGTACAATCCGAGGCTACAGGATCTTCACCGCCTGCCGTACGTGTGGCGACAAAATTTTCAGGATTGAAGATCATCTTGATCGTCTGTATTACTCGGCGGCGTCTATCTACATGAAACCTCCCATGAATCGGGATTCTCTGAGAACGCTTCTGTACGCATTGATTCAAGAAAACAGGAAAGCCGGATTCAAGGACGACCTGCTGATAGATATCATTTTTAGCGGTGGACTCGAAGATCACACCATGGCTCAGTCCGGCAGCAGCGCATACCTGTATATTGCCGTCAGAGAATTGATTGTTCCCCCTTCGGAATACTATGAAAAAGGCGTGGCGCTCGCAACGTGCTCCTATATGAGGATGTATCCGGATGTGAAATTGCTCAATTACATGGGCGCTATAATGGCACATCAGACAGTTGTGCCGCTCCACAATGCGTACGATGTAATATTCATCTATCCGCCTGATGGGGTTACCATCCTTGAAGGTTCCACCTTTACGGTATTCTTTGTGAACGCTGAAGGAACAGTCGTAACCCCCCCTTTGGATGGTAAAATCCTGGACAGCGTCACCAGAAGAGTAGTACTTCAAGTCCTGCAACAGAGCGGGAAAATCCGGCTCAAGGAAGATCGGGTGCGGTTGGACGAACTTGAAACCTATCCCGAAGCTTTCATGGTTTCCACAACTCGAAACGTGCTCCCGGTAGTTCGCATCGATGACCGCATTATAGGATCCGGGCAGCCGGGACCAGTGACGCGGGAGATCATGCATCTGGTCGAACAGTATGTAACAACCTTTTCTCTGCAACAATAA
- the had gene encoding 6-hydroxycyclohex-1-ene-1-carbonyl-CoA dehydrogenase — MSIPDKIQTWQMIKGPVFDKEAGKITAPGVMERTEIPVPELDKGEVLVEIAGCGVCHTDMSYFYDGVPTVTKPPLTLGHEISGTVVAAGPGGESWMGKNVIVPAVMPCNNCDICAKGRGNRCLAQKMPGSSLGIYGGFASHIPVPSEDLCVIEDLKGRPLENYAVVADAVTTPYQAAIRAEISAGDPVLVTGLGGVGMYMAQMAKGFGGKPVIGIDINDEKLQRALKLGAVDYVINSKGKDFKAIQEEFRAIAKEVGIKPNIGWKIFECTGVGAAQELALGFLGFIGKLVIVGFGTQKTSYMMSRLMAFDAEVIGTWGCLPKYYPQVLEMVQSGKVQIDPLLETRPMSTIGKAFEEAHSGTNMNRIVLMPDF, encoded by the coding sequence ATGAGCATTCCAGACAAGATCCAGACTTGGCAAATGATAAAAGGTCCGGTCTTTGATAAAGAGGCCGGAAAGATTACTGCTCCCGGTGTTATGGAGCGGACCGAAATTCCCGTTCCCGAACTCGATAAAGGCGAGGTCCTGGTGGAAATCGCAGGATGCGGAGTTTGCCACACGGACATGTCCTATTTTTACGACGGAGTCCCAACCGTTACGAAGCCCCCTTTGACGCTGGGCCATGAGATTTCGGGTACGGTTGTTGCCGCGGGTCCAGGGGGAGAGTCCTGGATGGGCAAGAACGTCATCGTCCCTGCAGTTATGCCCTGCAATAATTGCGATATTTGCGCAAAGGGTAGAGGCAATCGATGTCTCGCTCAGAAGATGCCGGGCAGTTCGCTGGGGATATACGGCGGTTTTGCAAGCCACATTCCCGTTCCCTCGGAAGATCTGTGCGTGATTGAAGATTTGAAAGGCCGCCCTCTCGAGAATTATGCCGTTGTAGCAGATGCGGTTACGACTCCTTATCAGGCGGCAATCAGGGCCGAAATCTCGGCAGGCGATCCTGTTCTCGTTACAGGCCTCGGCGGAGTGGGCATGTACATGGCTCAGATGGCCAAAGGTTTTGGCGGGAAGCCTGTTATAGGTATCGACATCAATGACGAGAAGCTCCAGAGAGCTCTTAAACTTGGCGCGGTGGACTACGTCATCAACAGCAAAGGTAAGGACTTCAAAGCGATACAGGAAGAATTCCGGGCAATTGCGAAAGAAGTTGGAATCAAACCGAATATCGGCTGGAAGATTTTCGAGTGCACCGGAGTAGGCGCCGCTCAAGAGTTGGCTTTAGGGTTTCTGGGATTTATCGGCAAGCTGGTGATTGTGGGGTTCGGCACCCAGAAGACTTCCTACATGATGAGCAGACTCATGGCTTTCGATGCTGAGGTGATCGGCACGTGGGGATGTTTGCCGAAGTACTATCCTCAGGTACTCGAGATGGTACAGTCCGGAAAAGTTCAGATCGATCCTCTACTCGAGACAAGGCCCATGTCCACAATAGGTAAGGCATTTGAGGAAGCCCATAGTGGGACGAATATGAACAGAATCGTACTGATGCCCGATTTCTGA
- a CDS encoding class I SAM-dependent methyltransferase, whose product MNQTIVSEDNAPFRRLLRPIIKVLRTAYIQGTSVVKLMPSERAIQLYYKYRRKSYDLQWSMDPGYRKGLKRLMELVIEENDMVLDVGCGTGSATVLAAHKAKQVTGIDLSPDMIELGEEKVLKAGLSNITLHTTSVEDYVPDTPFDKVISSFMIPHVKPHLRPAIYACMYNFLKPGGTVGLFGSRGEVCDVYETTEVIENNLTRAGFKDIVLYDVYDIYRIALAKRPLNK is encoded by the coding sequence ATGAATCAGACAATAGTGAGTGAGGATAATGCTCCATTCCGACGGCTGCTTCGGCCGATAATTAAGGTCCTGAGAACCGCCTATATTCAGGGGACCTCAGTTGTAAAACTCATGCCGTCGGAAAGAGCCATCCAACTCTACTACAAATATCGACGCAAGAGTTACGATCTGCAGTGGTCAATGGACCCGGGTTACAGAAAAGGACTCAAGCGGTTGATGGAACTTGTAATTGAAGAAAATGACATGGTACTGGATGTCGGATGTGGAACGGGTTCAGCTACGGTTTTGGCGGCTCATAAGGCCAAGCAGGTGACGGGAATCGATCTATCGCCCGACATGATCGAACTGGGTGAAGAAAAGGTTTTGAAAGCAGGTCTCTCCAACATCACGCTGCACACTACATCTGTTGAAGACTACGTCCCGGATACGCCATTCGACAAAGTGATAAGTTCTTTTATGATACCCCACGTGAAACCGCATCTTCGTCCGGCAATTTACGCATGTATGTACAATTTCCTGAAACCTGGGGGAACTGTCGGTCTTTTCGGCTCCAGGGGAGAAGTATGCGATGTGTACGAGACCACGGAAGTAATTGAAAACAATCTCACCAGAGCAGGTTTTAAAGATATAGTCCTGTACGACGTGTACGACATCTACAGAATAGCCCTGGCAAAACGCCCCCTCAACAAATAA
- the pth gene encoding aminoacyl-tRNA hydrolase, giving the protein MPFSDSKRDIVIVGLGNPGRAYARHRHNVGFMVVDELARISNSSWKKDRVDAEICKALIEGHSITLIKPQTYMNLSGKAVAPIMNRLYADPSRLMVIHDDMDIAFGRVRIKLGGGDGGHKGVRSIMDSLRFSNFIRVRLGVGRPPVGVPPETFVLSAFDPQDETAAAHLVSGGCRAVQFVVAYGVERAQQMLHSIKDVPVDSAAAL; this is encoded by the coding sequence GTGCCTTTCAGCGATTCAAAACGCGACATTGTCATTGTGGGGCTGGGAAACCCGGGAAGGGCGTACGCTCGTCACAGACACAACGTCGGTTTCATGGTCGTTGATGAATTGGCCCGGATTTCAAACAGCTCCTGGAAAAAGGATCGGGTCGATGCCGAAATATGCAAGGCCTTGATTGAAGGGCATTCCATCACCCTCATTAAACCTCAGACTTACATGAATTTGAGCGGTAAAGCTGTTGCACCCATAATGAATCGTCTGTATGCCGATCCGTCACGGCTGATGGTGATCCATGACGATATGGACATTGCATTCGGCAGGGTCAGAATCAAGCTCGGGGGAGGTGACGGCGGTCATAAAGGTGTACGATCCATTATGGACTCGTTGCGGTTTTCCAATTTTATCAGGGTGCGGCTGGGTGTCGGACGCCCACCAGTGGGTGTTCCGCCGGAGACATTCGTGTTGAGTGCATTCGACCCGCAAGATGAAACCGCCGCGGCTCATCTGGTGTCAGGTGGTTGTCGGGCCGTACAGTTTGTTGTAGCTTATGGCGTCGAACGTGCACAACAGATGCTCCACTCTATAAAGGACGTACCGGTTGATTCGGCTGCTGCATTATGA
- a CDS encoding metallopeptidase family protein: MTPELFNKAVAKAIEELPAIFQEKMENVEVIVEDFPDRETMESLQLASRWELLGLYVGVPISQRSVFAATYLPDRIYLYRRPIIAAAGSSHMIVTAVRDVLLHEIGHHFGFDDEELGKMTGEDR, from the coding sequence GTGACTCCGGAACTGTTCAACAAGGCCGTGGCCAAAGCCATAGAGGAACTCCCCGCCATATTTCAGGAAAAAATGGAGAACGTGGAGGTGATCGTAGAAGACTTTCCGGACCGGGAGACAATGGAATCTCTGCAATTGGCTTCCCGCTGGGAACTCCTCGGTCTGTATGTGGGTGTTCCCATATCCCAGAGAAGCGTATTCGCTGCAACATATCTTCCGGATCGCATTTATCTGTACCGACGGCCCATTATTGCCGCTGCAGGGTCCTCGCATATGATAGTGACGGCAGTCCGTGACGTTTTGCTCCACGAAATCGGTCATCATTTCGGATTCGATGATGAGGAACTGGGGAAGATGACGGGAGAAGATCGATAA